The Prionailurus bengalensis isolate Pbe53 chromosome A3, Fcat_Pben_1.1_paternal_pri, whole genome shotgun sequence genome includes a window with the following:
- the LOC122497555 gene encoding N-acylneuraminate-9-phosphatase isoform X2 encodes MRGWRWQRRSWNGTRAVGGMVLNQVIKLLQSKYHYKEEAKTICDKVQVKLSKECFHPSSTCITDLRTLHWEEAIQETKGGAANRILAEECYFLWKSTRLQHMILAEDVKAMLTELRKEVRLLLLTNGDCQTQREKIEACACQSYFDAIVVGGEQKEEKPSPSIFYYCCSLLGVQPGDCVMVGDTLETDIQGGLNAGLKATVWINKNGIMPLKSSPMPHYIISSVLELPAVLQSIDCTVNMSA; translated from the coding sequence gtGATAAAGCTCTTACAATCAAAATACCATTACAAAGAAGAAGCTAAAACCATCTGTGACAAAGTGCAAGTTAAACTCAGCAAGGAATGTTTTCATCCTTCCAGTACTTGCATTACTGATCTCAGGACTTTACATTGGGAAGAAGCAATCCAGGAAACGAAGGGTGGTGCAGCCAATAGGATATTGGCTGAAGAATGTTATTTCCTGTGGAAATCTACACGTTTACAGCATATGATACTAGCAGAAGATGTCAAAGCCATGCTCACTGAACTTCGAAAGGAGGTCCGCCTACTTTTACTGACAAATGGAGACTGCCAGACCCAAAGGGAGAAGATCGAGGCTTGTGCCTGCCAGTCCTATTTTGATGCTATCGTTGTAGGTGGagagcagaaagaagagaaaccatCACCTTCCATATTTTATTACTGCTGTAGTCTCCTTGGAGTACAGCCTGGGGACTGTGTGATGGTTGGTGACACACTAGAAACTGATATACAAGGAGGTCTTAATGCAGGGCTAAAAGCAACAGtctggataaataaaaatggaataatgcCACTGAAGTCATCCCCCATGCCACATTATATAATTTCTTCTGTGCTAGAGTTACCTGCTGTCTTACAAAGTATAGACTGCACAGTCAATATGTCAGCTTAA